The following are from one region of the Penaeus vannamei isolate JL-2024 chromosome 28, ASM4276789v1, whole genome shotgun sequence genome:
- the LOC113802653 gene encoding muscle, skeletal receptor tyrosine protein kinase, translating into MATSKFVIAVFISFVFFGPLLTQGTEEEEEEAPPPDITWGQPHSDTAYFDDDIPANVTAVVGHKAELPCRVHNLDKEDVSWIRQRDLHILTVGIFTYTSDERFKVFHPEKSDIWNLEISSVTFRDAGVYECQVSTSPKIFLPILLGVEVQQAKILGPSEVYIKNGSTISLICTVNTHSENVGVVSWFRNNAELNYESPRITDFSSRGGVSIEIEKTLSRTTSKLYITRAIKKDSGNYTCAPQFAEAASVIVHVVNGEESAAVQTGNSVTLQSDARVLGLSLVLFSLLVTR; encoded by the exons GaaccgaagaagaagaggaggaagcccCACCTCCGGACATCACGTGGGGGCAGCCTCACTCCGACACGGCCTACTTCGACGATGACATCCCGGCCAACGTCACGGCGGTGGTCGGTCACAAGGCGGAGCTGCCCTGCCGAGTGCACAACCTGGACAAAGAAGAT GTGTCATGGATACGGCAGCGTGATCTACACATCCTCACCGTAGGAATCTTTACCTACACGAGTGATGAAAGGTTCAAG GTATTCCACCCCGAGAAGAGCGACATCTGGAACCTCGAGATAAGCTCAGTTACCTTCAGGGATGCTGGTGTTTATGAGTGCCAGGTGTCGACGAGCCCGAAGATTTTCCTGCCTATTCTGCTCGGCGTTGAAG tgCAACAAGCGAAGATCCTGGGACCGTCTGAAGTCTACATCAAGAACGGTTCCACCATCAGCCTGATCTGCACCGTGAACACACACTCGGAGAACGTCGGTGTTGTCTCATGGTTCAGGAACAATGCTGAGCTGAATTACGAGTCCCCGAG AATCACCGACTTCTCCTCAAGGGGAGGTGTGAGCATCGAGATCGAAAAGACGCTCTCAAGGACGACCTCGAAGCTGTACATCACGAGGGCCATCAAGAAGGACTCGGGGAATTACACCTGTGCTCCTCAATTTGCTGAAGCCGCGTCCGTCATCGTGCACGTGGTTAACG GTGAGGAATCTGCCGCTGTACAGACAGGAAATTCAGTAACATTGCAAAGTGACGCGCGTGTTTTAGGCCTCTCGTTGGTATTGTTCTCGCTCTTGGTTACGCGGTGA